A segment of the Oncorhynchus tshawytscha isolate Ot180627B linkage group LG06, Otsh_v2.0, whole genome shotgun sequence genome:
tttggtatctttgttgcctctctgattaatgccctccatgcctggtccgtgagttttgatgggcggccctctcttagcaggtttgttgtggtgccatattctttccattttttaataatggatttaatggtgctctgtgggaggttcaaagtttttaatatttttttataacccacccctgatctgtacttctccacaactttgtccctgacctgtttggagagctccttggtcttcatggtgccgcttgcttggtgttgccccttgcttagtggtgttgcagactctggagcctttcagaacaggtgtatgtatactgagatcatgtgacagatcatgtgacacttagattgcaaacagatggactttatttaactaattatgtgacttatgaaggtaattggttgcaccagatcttatttaggggtttcatagcaaagggggtgaatacatatgcttGCACCAattttccatatatatatatattttttacattttaaaaaaaacttcttgcgtcgagcaatcccgtatccgggagcgtaatcatagcctcaagctcatcaccataacgcaacgttaactattcatgaaaatcgcaaatgaaatgaaagaaatatattcactcacaagcttagccttttgttaacaacactgtcatctcagattttcaaaatatgcttttcaaccatagctacacaagcatttgtgtaagagtattgatagctagcatagcattaagcctagcattcagcaggcaacattttcacaaaaacaagaaaagcattcaaataaaataatttacctttgaagaacttcggatgttttcaatgaggagactctcagttagatagcaaatgttcagtttttccaaaaagattatttgtgtaggagaaatcgctccgttttgttcatcacgtttggctaagaaaaacccccgaaaattcagtcagccaaacttttttccaaattaactccataatattgacagaaacatggcaaatgttgtttagaatcaatcctcaaggtgtttttcacatatctattcgatgataaataattcgtggcagttgggtttctcctcggaagcaaatggaaaaatacacacagctggagattacgcaataattgcgacggaggacaccaagcgagcacctggtagatgtagtgtaaaatggtcaatcttccaatgatatgcctacaaatacctcacaatgctgcagacaccttggggaaacgacagaaagtgtaagctcattcctggcgcattcacagccatataaggagacattggaacacagcgccttcaaaatctggggcatttcctgtttgaaatttcatcttggtttcgcctgtagcatcagttctgtggcactcacagataatatctttgcagttttggaaacgtcagagtgttttctttccaaagctgtcaattatatgcatagtcgagcatctttttgttacaaaatatcttgtttaaaacgggaacgttttttttatccaaaaattaaaagagcgccccccaTATCGAAGAAGaagtattttttttcatttcacttcaccaatttggactattttgtgtatgtccattacatgaaattcaaataaaaatccatttaaattacaggttgcaatgcaaaaaaataggaaaaatgccaagggggatgaatagttttgcaaggcactgtacttaagAATTTTCTTAGTGCCTTCGACTTGCTAGGTTTCTGTCTATTCGGTGCTGGCTAGCACCCCTTCTATTCCCATGGGGCGAGTGTACAACTTGATTTGGTTCCTGTGGACCCACTTTAACATTGTGTTTTGTCAACCTTTGATGGTTCTGATTTGATAAGCTACAGGTGACAGCTTCACCACAAACTCATGTGGCCCCGTCCAGTGGGGCAGAAACTTTGTCGCAAAGCCCGCGGGTTTGGTGTATATGTAGTACCACACCTTGTCCTCGAACAACCGGTGTGAGGCCTTTTTGTCATAATAGGTTTTGTCACCTTCTGTACTTCTCTCCAACTTTCTTTGAGTATATGCAAAGGTAGTCTGTATGCCATGTCTGCGGCGACATCTCCCGATTGGTACAGGAGATGCAGTGGAAGTGTCATTTGTCGGCCTGTCATCATCTCGAATTGTGTTATTGGCTGCCACATATTTCCTCAGGATTCTGACGATCGTCTGATTGCTCCTTTCTACCCTGCCGGAGCTCCTAGATTGGTACACGATGTGGAGTTTAGCTTCGACTCCCAGGAGCCGCCATAGTTTGGTCATTAAAGCTGCCGAAAAGTGGGTTCCTCTGTCGCTGTCCATGGTTACTCCTGGCAGGCCGAAAAGACTGAAAACGTGGTTGAGCAAAAAAATGGCCTTGGTTTCCGCTGTGTCATTGGTTGCGGGCAGGCACTCCACCTACTTGTGAATGAGCAAGTCACTGTGTGGAAATACTTGTTGCCTCTGGCCGACCTGGCAACTGGGCCGATCCAGTCGTTGTGGATCGAGCTCCAGGGGTAAGACACATGCTTGAGTTGCAGGGGTGCTCTGTGAAGTGGCTTAGAGGGTTGAAACTGGCAGCAAACTAGACACCCCCTCACGTATTGTGCCACTTCTTGTTCCATGTGAGGCCAATGGGCCATCTGTCGCAATGTTTCACATGTAGCCTTGACccccctatggcttccacattgACTCGTTGTGGGCACGAGCTATCATTATCCCCCTCTGTGTTTTAGGAACCATCCATCTTCATGTGGTGTCAGTTTCTGAAACCTAAACCAGTAGGTCAAGTGTGAGTGTGAGTTTATGTTTAGTTGCATACTGCGAACGAAAGTCGTGTGAACCTGCCAAAACCAATTCGGACACTGGGTGATTGACAGGATCAGACAGGAAAGCCTTCAAAGTCTGAGGGACCCATCTTGGTTTTGCATTGCTACCAGGTCACCATTCAGGAATGAATGAGTTGGCAACACATTATGTTAGTGCGAAGACGTTTCCCGCGATGCTACATGGCTGTGCATTACTGCAGATACCATGGCCGCCTCGGTGGTTTTGCGTCTCGGCATTGAACACCCAGGGGGTGACGTGAATTGCACCAGATTTTGCTCTGCTGTCGGTATGGTCGTTGCCAAGTTTGTTCATGGCAAGGTGATTTGGAGTGTCCCTTGACTTTCTTCCAATCTTCCAGTATGTCGTGTTTGGTGATGAGGTCATTCTTTGCCACTTGAAGTGGTGATGTGTTTTTGTTTCCTAAACAGTAAGTGGCATAAGAAGGTGAGTCTGGCATAGTCTGAGTCGGTGTAGATTGCAAGTTTTGACAAGTCGTGTTTCACCGCCATTTGCAGTGTGATAAGCATGCCCACTTCTGAGGACTGGCTGGTCTTGTTGCCTAGCTGAAATTGAAGTGGTTTGCACGGAATGTCATTGTGCCATACCAGTCCCACACCAGCTTGCAAATGGTCTAGATGGCGGTAAGAACAGCCATCCGCAAATGCTATCGGCATGCCAAGACCCACGTTCTCTTCGAAGTAGTGATGGTTCGAAGGCAATGGCAGAGCTACGTCACCGGGGGTGGTGTGAAGTCGGTTTCATCATCACCACACATTTGACACACCACCAAAGCCCCACCCAAAGGCAGGTTTGACCCTTCGTTTGACCCTTTGACCCTTTTGCGTAGTTGACTACTACATCATGGCTCTGCAGCGTCATCAGTCAAGTCGCTATTATGCTGTTGTGTACAGCACCCACACTGATTAGTTGGCTTTTCAGAAAAGTCACAGGCTggtgacatgtttctatgatcaCCTTTTATCCGCGGACATGACTGGTGAAGTGTTTGACCGCCCAGACTGTCAAAAGCAGCGCTTTTATGCAGTCTGAGTACTTGTGTTCAGCAGTTGTCTGcctcttttattttttacccatctaccaataggtacccttctttgctaggcattggaaaaccttacttgtctttgtggttgaatctgtgtttgaaattcactgctcgaccgagggaccttacagagGTCTGtatgaggtacagagatgaggtagtcattcaaaaaatcatGGTAAAcatgagtgagtccatgcaacctattatgtaacttgttaaaaaaaatgtttctccTGAATtaatttagacttgccataacataattattgactcaagacatttcaggtttttatttttaatacatttgtaaaaatgtctaaacacaGTATTCACCTTTGAccatatggggtattgtgtgtagaccagttgGAAATACaatctattgaatccatttttaattcaggctgtaacatcaaaatgtggaaaaagtaaagtggtgtGAGTCATTTCTGCAGGCACTGTATGTATCACCTGTTACTGTTGATCCTCTTGACTTGTGAGATGTACAGTCTGTACACAGTAATGGGAGGGCAAACAAAAGACATATTGGTGCTAATCATGCATTTATGATTCTGTTGAAGTTTCTCCAATCTTGTGTAAACAGATATGATATGTGTGGGTGCATGtctgtgtgacgtgtgtgtgtaatCAAACATGTACCCCTGTGTACCCGTGTATGCCTCTGTGCCTGTGCACGTGAACAGATAAATGTCTAAGGGTGCCTGAGCACCCGCCCTTTTGCCCTCCTATGAGAAAAGTGCCcaaatttttatttaacttttagtCTATTTTCACTCGTTATTTAAATGAATTGCCCATCAAACTAGCTAATTTCTCCTGATTGaatcttggaaaattcccgatCCTCCTCCCCCACTCGAGTCCACCCCGACTGCACTTGTCCTGCAGGCAGAAGCTACAGGCGCCGAAAGGTAGTGTAGTAGGGACTACCTTTTGAGTTGCATGTGTCTTCTCACGGTTAGGAATAGGGAAGCAGAACAAAAAACAATCACAGTTAAAGACCAGTTAGATTGTTTCAACAGCAGAGCTAACTAGCTGTCTAACTAACTAGCTGATTTACATAATCTACATCCGCTATGATCAGCTGATAGCCCGCCCCTCTTTGCCCTCTCTTTGAGCAGTAGGCTGTAAACTTGTAGGGATGAGTGTGATTTGACAGAATATAAAGGCCTATGCTGTTGAAATTTGATTACAGGAACATTAGATAATGAACTATGAATGTAAGAATTTTAAGTCAACTGTGGTTTCGGGAGGTAGGGTGCCCTTTTCACTGAGCACTCTAATGCCATAATAATTCCCACGCTAATGCCATAACGCTAATGCCTTAATGCTAATGCCTCAACGCTAATGCCATAACTATAATGCCATAATAATTCCCACGCTAATGCCATAACGCTAATGCCATAACACTAATGCCTCAACGCTAATGCCATATAACTATAATGCCATAATAATTCCCACGCTAATGCCATAACGCTAATGCCATAAGAGCCGTTTCGTATCCTAGCAGAACAAATTGTTATAAAGTAAGATGCAaattaagggctctattcaatccgcagTGCTGAAGAGTTgaaatttaaaggtaatttacaATTGAGCCTACATATAAAGCATTTAGCGTTAATGCAGTTTGCGCGAatgcattgcctttacatttttatCATGCTGTAAAGCCAAACTTCAGTGctacggattgaatcgagcccttaaAACCTTTTACAGCAGTGGGCTAAATAAGGGTCACACAATGTtttttggtagtcttaaacaaatctactttgaaattgAAGTattcacctcacacacatggttatcggctttaaaaaaagaagacacttgCACCATGTCAGatattgagtttaaatgtattcaattttgagtttgcatgccaatattacactttatatacattgcataagactgaaatataacaaaactgtttgacatagaaacactgtaTTTTCGGCATAAAGAAAAATAAAAGAGTATTAATTATGGAATTAAGAGAAAtctaacattccacccatgagaccactaggtaatttgactgcaggaaaggtgTACTCTGTGTTGTGAGGTGTACAGAGTCACAGTAAGCTCCAAAAATATTGgttacagtgacacattttttgttgttttggctctgtactcaagCACCTTGGAAGTAtgatcatatttattttacagttataagaaaTGTGAAATCTTATAGTAAGTTGTTTATGTTTATTATtgttactatatttagaaagcatttcAGTCATTTCAAGCCCTAATGCCCCACTTATGTTGAATAGGAAAAAAATATTAGATTTGTCATATTTTCATAGTATTTGTACTacgtacttgagcttgtgtcctcaaacgtgagtacacctcagcaatttatttaaaaaaaataccagAAAGGTAAGTTCCAGACCTTTCCAAAACTATACAACATTAACATTCCCaaaagtgtgtaaagctgtcgtcaaggcaaaggttggctactttgaataattgcaaatataaaatatattttgatttgcttaacacttttttggttactacattattccatgtgttatttcatatgtttgctgtcttcactattgttctacaatgtagaaataataaattatattgtattgtgtgtagattgaggaaatatccattttagaataaagttgtaacataacaaaatgtcaaggggtctgaatactttctgaaagcactgtactaacctagcctggtcccagatctgtttttgcTGTATTACAATGACCAAATGAGTTGGCAAGTCAGCAAAAAAGGATATGGTACCAGGCTGACACCGACCCACTATACATTGTAATCCTGCTCTGGTTCCTTCCTTCTCAGTCTGATCAATGCAGATTTCTGTGTAGCCAGCTGCCTAATAGCGTATGGGGCGGTGCTAGGCAAGTTGAGCCCAGTCCAGCTGATGGTGATGACACTGTTTGGAATCACTCTGTATGCTGTGGATGAGTTCATCATCCTCAACCTCATACATGTAAGTCTTTAGTAAATGAAGGCTTTAATATTAAGTCCTGCATACATGGTTCTCACAAATGGTCCACAGTGATGCTGTATCAAGGTCTGTGCTTGATTGATTTTCTGAATACATTTACTGTTACAATAGGGTtttgtggaatagatgttgataTCCACATATACGAATAAGGTGGCTGGTTTACTGTATATCATTCTCCCTTACAGGCCAGGGATGCTGGCGGCTCCATGGTGATCCACACATTCGGGGCTTATTATGGTCTGTCCATCTCGTGGATGCTGTACCGGCCCAACCTGGACCAGAGCAAGCGTCTGAATGGCTCTGTCTACCACTCAGACGTCTTTGCCATGATCGGTGAGTCGGATTCATAATAGTTGACGCTTTGCACATTTTCCATACTGGTATATATGCAACTGTACTACCATGGATCCACCCCTGTCCCGtaggaaccctgttcctgtggatGTTCTGGCCTAGTTTTAACTCAGCCATCACGGACCACGGGGATGGGCAACATCGAGCGGCCATCAACACCTACCTGGCCCTGGCCTCCACTGTCCTCACCACCGTAGCCATCTCCAGTCTCTCCCAGAAGACTGGCAAGCTGGACATGGTAATTGGCCATATGGTGTGCCTTACATACATTgtcctggttccagatctgtttgggctgtcttgccaactcctatggtcattggaGTAATGGCCATACCCGTTTCCTTTTTATCATACATCTCCACTCAAACTATTGGCCAACCGTTCTGTTCCTGTGTTCCAGGTTCACATCCAGAACTCCACGCTGGCAGGGGGTGTTGCCGTGGGTACGGCAGCAGAGTTCATGCTAATGCCTTATGGGTCTCTGATCATAGGGTTCTGCTGTGGCATCATCTCCACCCTGGGCTACATCTATATCACGGTAATGTAGAATATGGAGTCACATCAGCTTTGTTCATCAGATTTATTTGCAACTTTCAACGAAATGTGCCTCCCGAATGCAGTGAAGGAGTGTAATTGCTAGTTAGAGGCTAGTATAGTAGTGACTACTGACTGGGGTACTCCTATTTGATTAGTGGGCATGTATGTGTCTGTTCCCTCAGCCTTTCATGGAGAAGTATCTGAAGATCCAGGACACGTGTGGCATCCACAACCTCCACGCCATGCCTGGGGTCATAGGGGGCATTGTGGGCGCCGTCACTGCAGCAGCCGCCAGTGAAGGGGTCTATGGCAAGGCGGGGTGAGTTATGTCATATCATTATGCACATCCAATGCTGAAACAATGAAGTCTGCTCAGTTTGTCTGCTtccaatagttttttcccccaccTTAGATatagtaaatgttttttttttaataggtTGATAAACACATTTGACTTCACGGGGAAATGGAAAGACATGGTGCCGAGCCGGCAGGGAGGACACCAGGCAGCAGGGCTCTGTATTGCCCTCTGCTTTGGAGTCGGAGGAGGAATCATTGTTGGTGAGTTGGACACAATGTAACCGTCTCTAGATTAGGTTGTGTGCACTGATCAAAACAGGTTCTGAGATCCCAGGCCACCACACAAACAAGGCTAATATACTGCAAGGTCAAAGATTTTAAAATGTACAAAAATCTGGTTCACACGCTCAGTCCCAGAGATGCAGTACATACTGCTGTATGTCCTCACGATTGGCTGCCCCCACCACCCTTCGGTCATCATCTGCTCGTGGCACCCAGCCCACAGAACAGTGATGGCagcacagatggagagaggaaacaTCCATTCTGAACAGAAGTATTCCACCTCACCCACACATTTAGGGGTCTACTGTTCGTTATCTGCGTGGTAGTGAACCATGAAGGtttcagtggtggtggtggaggcagCAGCAGTGATGGCCATCTCCCTCCATCAGCAGGCCCAGACTGATGCTGAAAGCTCCTTTTTCAGTTGTGTGGTAGCTCATTAAGTCAATCAGGCCCAACTCCTGTCTCCAAGGGGAGTCTACAATAAATCAATTAGGAAACACTAAAGGAAGGAGAAACACAGCAAACAATAGAAATCATGCAACATTTGAATAAGGCTCACAAAGTATATTGAATAAAGAAAGGTCACTGCCCACTCAAAATAAATGTTACATTCATACAAAAAAGTATGGTCTCCATTTTGGGTTAAATATAAGGAAGACAACATGTGACACATTCATGAGTGTTTTAGTGAGGACAGGTTTTGAGGGAGCTGACAAGTTCATGTAGTATTGtgcggctggagtggtgtatttGAATAACTGCTGTATGTACTCTGTGGTGAGGATGGTGTTTGTCCCTAGGCTGTATCCTGAGGATGCCTATCTGGGGGGATGCTCCTGATGACAACTGCTTTGACGATGAACTCTACTGGGAGGTGAGATACTGTCCTAAACCATTAAAGTCCAAATGCATTCATAGCATGAAGACTGAAGTCATTTTCGACCGATCTTTCTGAAGGTGATTTCTgagcattttttttgttgagaaTTTGAATCAAAACAATGTGTCATTGTTAAAgggcagtatatatatatatattttttttcccccTAAACTGTTTCCCAAATACTGTCACGTCCTTCATGGAATGGTTAATACCAATATTTAGCTATTAGCTTGTTTCCAGTCCGAGGAGGTTTGCTTATTATGACTAAATGGTCTTTGGTTTGTAGAGGCTAAGGAAGGATATAGCAGTGGAAACTATTTACCTCTTTTTTTACATGCTTTTGGAAGTTCGAATCAAATGCTGATTTCTGCCCTCAGTTACCTGAGGATGAAGAGAGCATTCCACCTATACTGGAGGACAACAACCACATGCGGAACAGGGATGTGTAAGTAACAGATTTGTGCAACAATAGGATTATGGAGGTTGGATTGTAAGGCTTTTGTTCATTATGCCTTATGATACGACAATAGTTCCTGTTTTTTTGGTTAGACATGTTACTTGACCTGGATTTGAACCTTTTTTCATCAAACGTCCCCTTTAATTTTTGTCAGATGGTCCAAAACCATCCTCAGAGAATTGCTTTAATTTACATCTAATTATTTTTTCTGGAAAAGGCTTATTATAATAAAGATTCAAatccaggtcatgtgacatgattaaccaaaacacagggccctaaaATGCCTTTGTCCTCATAAAATGTGTTATGTCAAATATCCTCAAGATGGCAGCAGACCACTGTGCTATATGAAGTGTATGCCCACCCCTAGTGCATACAATCCTTGTTTGGGCCCACACAATAGCCCACACAATACTGTGAAAAATTGCCACAAATTAGTTGACAACATGTTGTTTCAGACTTTTTGAAAAGCTGAATTGGTCTTTGTgctctacgtgtgtgtgtggcaatCTGTTCTGTGTGTTGCTCATCTGTTCTGTGTGTTGGTAGGGGTGTTCCATAGCCCTGGATGGGTGCTTTCTGAAAGTGACCTTGAAGTTATCCCGTAGCTGTTGTGCTTGGCCTGAAAATGACAATGGTACTGCTTTTAGAATAGGTCATTTTCAGGGCAGTGTctggggatttaaaaaaaacatttactctGTGTGAGAGGAGGATTTTGTCTAATTAGGTGGAATCTGTCTATTTGATGTAGAACAATATAGAAAAAGAACAGGAACCAACTTTCTCTCAATTCCCTTTAAGCAAAGCAACGTGAAAATAGAAAGTACTGGTCAGAAAGTATGAATAAACGGTCTGAAGCCTATGTGTAGTCCTGGGCTGTACCAGTTTCACGCAAGGGTTGTAATCTTAACGTAACCTTTTGTCATTCACAGTACAGAATCCCATTTCTCTATGGAACAG
Coding sequences within it:
- the LOC112245352 gene encoding ammonium transporter Rh type C 1 isoform X2, whose translation is MGCRQSFRQCCDRPKNTNVRISLPAVCFVWQIVMIILFGIFIRYDQESDAHWAEYRKFQNISSDIENDFYFRYPSFQDVHVMIFVGFGFLMTFLKRYSFSAVGFNFLIAAFGLQWALLMQGWFQSLDPMDGKIKISMESLINADFCVASCLIAYGAVLGKLSPVQLMVMTLFGITLYAVDEFIILNLIHARDAGGSMVIHTFGAYYGLSISWMLYRPNLDQSKRLNGSVYHSDVFAMIGTLFLWMFWPSFNSAITDHGDGQHRAAINTYLALASTVLTTVAISSLSQKTGKLDMVHIQNSTLAGGVAVGTAAEFMLMPYGSLIIGFCCGIISTLGYIYITPFMEKYLKIQDTCGIHNLHAMPGVIGGIVGAVTAAAASEGVYGKAGLINTFDFTGKWKDMVPSRQGGHQAAGLCIALCFGVGGGIIVGCILRMPIWGDAPDDNCFDDELYWELPEDEESIPPILEDNNHMRNRDVTESHFSMEQSQN
- the LOC112245352 gene encoding ammonium transporter Rh type C 1 isoform X1; its protein translation is MGCRQSFRQCCDRPKNTNVRISLPAVCFVWQIVMIILFGIFIRYDQESDAHWAEYRKFQNISSDIENDFYFRYPSFQDVHVMIFVGFGFLMTFLKRYSFSAVGFNFLIAAFGLQWALLMQGWFQSLDPMDGKIKISMESLINADFCVASCLIAYGAVLGKLSPVQLMVMTLFGITLYAVDEFIILNLIHARDAGGSMVIHTFGAYYGLSISWMLYRPNLDQSKRLNGSVYHSDVFAMIGTLFLWMFWPSFNSAITDHGDGQHRAAINTYLALASTVLTTVAISSLSQKTGKLDMVHIQNSTLAGGVAVGTAAEFMLMPYGSLIIGFCCGIISTLGYIYITPFMEKYLKIQDTCGIHNLHAMPGVIGGIVGAVTAAAASEGVYGKAGLINTFDFTGKWKDMVPSRQGGHQAAGLCIALCFGVGGGIIVGWCLSLGCILRMPIWGDAPDDNCFDDELYWELPEDEESIPPILEDNNHMRNRDVTESHFSMEQSQN